One window of Bacillus sp. THAF10 genomic DNA carries:
- the ablA gene encoding lysine 2,3-aminomutase, translated as MKMDLYKPAKHWKEIELWKEVTEEQWNDWIWQLTNTIRTLEDLKKVINLTPEEEEGVKISTKTIPLNITPYYASLMNPDDPRCPIRMQSVPVSKEIYKTKYDLEDPLHEDEDSPVPGLTHRYPDRVLFLVTNQCSMYCRYCTRRRFSGQIGMGVPKKQLDEAIAYIAANDQIRDCLISGGDGLLINDQILEYILKNLRAIPHLEIIRIGTRAPVVFPQRITENLCNILKKYHPVWLNTHFNTSIEITEESKEACEMLVNAGVPVGNQAVILAGINDSVPIMKKLMHDLVKIRVRPYYIYQCDLSEGIGHFRAPISKGLEIIEGLRGHTSGYAVPTFVVDAPGGGGKIAVQPNYIISQSANKVVLRNFEGVITTYPEPENYVPGRAEDYFSEIYADMESKRSNIGIASLMNDSQFNLVPEGLNRLNRRKDYELNPSHSSLKDKRDKRDELKEKKFQAQQKKYTSLEEENKSESS; from the coding sequence ATGAAAATGGATTTATATAAGCCAGCCAAGCATTGGAAAGAGATAGAACTGTGGAAGGAAGTAACAGAGGAACAATGGAATGACTGGATCTGGCAGCTCACTAATACCATAAGAACATTAGAAGATTTAAAAAAAGTAATTAATTTAACACCTGAGGAAGAAGAAGGAGTCAAAATCTCCACAAAAACCATTCCATTAAATATCACACCATACTATGCTTCTCTCATGAATCCTGATGATCCGCGGTGTCCTATTAGAATGCAATCGGTTCCGGTGTCTAAGGAAATTTATAAAACAAAGTATGACTTGGAAGATCCGTTACATGAGGATGAGGACTCTCCAGTACCAGGATTAACACATAGATATCCCGATCGTGTGTTATTTTTAGTAACCAACCAGTGTTCCATGTATTGTCGCTATTGCACAAGAAGGAGATTCTCTGGTCAAATTGGAATGGGAGTACCAAAAAAACAATTAGATGAAGCCATTGCCTATATTGCAGCGAATGATCAAATTAGAGACTGTTTAATTTCTGGAGGTGATGGTCTACTTATTAATGACCAAATTTTAGAGTATATTCTAAAAAACCTCCGTGCTATACCGCATCTTGAAATTATCCGTATTGGCACAAGAGCACCCGTTGTTTTCCCGCAAAGGATAACAGAAAATCTATGTAATATCTTAAAAAAATACCATCCAGTATGGCTAAATACGCACTTCAATACCTCAATAGAAATTACGGAAGAGTCCAAAGAAGCATGTGAAATGCTGGTGAATGCAGGAGTGCCTGTTGGAAATCAAGCAGTTATTCTTGCAGGTATTAATGACAGCGTTCCAATTATGAAAAAACTAATGCATGACCTTGTGAAAATTCGTGTCCGGCCTTATTACATTTATCAATGTGATTTATCAGAAGGAATAGGGCATTTTCGTGCGCCAATCTCCAAAGGTCTGGAAATTATCGAGGGCTTAAGGGGACATACAAGTGGATATGCGGTTCCTACTTTTGTTGTGGATGCACCTGGTGGAGGGGGGAAAATTGCTGTTCAGCCAAATTATATCATTTCCCAAAGTGCTAACAAGGTAGTGCTCCGTAACTTTGAAGGAGTGATTACTACTTATCCAGAGCCAGAAAATTATGTGCCAGGAAGAGCAGAAGATTATTTTAGCGAAATTTATGCTGATATGGAGTCCAAACGTTCCAATATCGGAATTGCTTCCTTGATGAATGATTCGCAATTTAACCTTGTTCCAGAAGGGCTGAATCGCCTAAATCGCCGAAAAGACTATGAGTTAAATCCGAGTCACTCTTCATTAAAGGATAAAAGAGACAAACGGGATGAATTGAAGGAGAAAAAGTTTCAAGCGCAGCAGAAAAAATACACTTCCTTAGAAGAAGAGAATAAATCAGAAAGTAGTTAG
- a CDS encoding YojF family protein, which translates to MKLIDQKLVQDQLNTFVDTNVFVHLETTNGAYAGHHNTGQAVGAFIRNVPLTFERAKLAGNGPYRVGLKLAHGWVYAEGVTHYEVDDKNRLLMAGLNPEGKLAVALQISESPF; encoded by the coding sequence ATGAAGCTTATTGATCAAAAATTGGTTCAGGACCAATTAAATACATTCGTGGATACAAACGTATTTGTTCATCTTGAAACAACAAATGGTGCTTACGCTGGACATCATAATACCGGCCAGGCAGTTGGCGCGTTTATCCGTAATGTTCCACTTACATTTGAGAGGGCAAAACTTGCAGGGAATGGTCCTTATAGAGTTGGTCTTAAACTTGCCCATGGCTGGGTATATGCCGAGGGAGTTACGCATTATGAAGTGGATGACAAAAACCGATTACTGATGGCAGGACTTAATCCTGAGGGGAAATTAGCGGTTGCCCTTCAAATTAGTGAAAGTCCATTTTAG
- a CDS encoding alpha/beta hydrolase, whose translation MKHVFKKGSENVLLLLHGTGGNEEDLLPLAEMIDREASVLSVRGNVLENGMPRFFRRLQEGIFDEEDLIFRTSELHDFLDESAEKYQFERSNVVAVGYSNGANIAGSLLFHYKDALKGAILYHPMVPRRGMDLPDLNGVPVFIGAGKNDPICPASETEELSEMLQSAGSEVTVYWENQGHQLTASEVQESKKWYEKY comes from the coding sequence GTGAAACATGTATTTAAAAAAGGATCGGAAAATGTATTGTTATTACTTCATGGAACAGGCGGAAATGAAGAAGATCTGTTGCCGCTTGCAGAAATGATAGACAGGGAAGCATCTGTCCTTAGTGTAAGAGGCAATGTGTTGGAAAATGGCATGCCACGATTTTTCAGACGTCTTCAAGAAGGGATATTTGATGAGGAGGATTTAATATTCCGAACTAGTGAGCTTCATGATTTTCTTGATGAGTCCGCAGAAAAATATCAATTTGAACGCTCAAACGTCGTAGCAGTAGGCTATTCGAATGGTGCGAATATTGCAGGAAGCCTGCTTTTTCATTATAAAGATGCGTTAAAAGGGGCTATTCTTTATCACCCGATGGTACCAAGGAGAGGGATGGACCTTCCTGACTTAAATGGAGTACCAGTATTTATAGGTGCAGGAAAAAACGACCCAATATGTCCCGCAAGTGAAACAGAGGAACTGAGTGAAATGCTACAATCTGCAGGTTCAGAAGTAACGGTATACTGGGAGAACCAAGGCCATCAATTGACTGCTTCTGAAGTGCAGGAATCAAAAAAATGGTATGAGAAATATTAA
- a CDS encoding ZIP family metal transporter produces the protein MVQALIWGMVAGGALLLGALSGLFLPIPRRITAFIMAFGTGVLIGAASFELLGKIEEKAGYSYVIIGFSLGAIVFTVLEMFISKKGGKDRKLSRQKQVSYSGMAIFIGSIMDSIPESVIIGVSFLKTNTVSWVIVIAIFISNFPEALSSSIGLKKDGYSIKKILFMWTIVFALTSLSSFFGFIVFRELNALYIYLVSGLAAGGIIAMVASTMMPESFEEGGPVVGLLTALGLLTSFILSSGII, from the coding sequence GTGGTTCAGGCATTGATATGGGGAATGGTTGCAGGAGGAGCACTTCTTTTAGGAGCGCTATCGGGCCTATTTTTACCAATTCCAAGAAGAATAACGGCTTTTATAATGGCTTTTGGGACAGGCGTATTAATTGGTGCTGCTTCCTTCGAGCTTTTAGGAAAGATAGAAGAAAAAGCAGGCTACAGTTACGTTATTATCGGATTTTCACTTGGTGCTATTGTGTTTACGGTTTTGGAAATGTTCATTAGTAAAAAAGGCGGAAAAGATAGAAAGCTTTCAAGGCAAAAGCAAGTAAGCTACTCTGGTATGGCAATATTTATTGGCAGCATCATGGATTCTATTCCTGAATCGGTGATCATTGGGGTTAGTTTTCTTAAAACGAATACAGTTAGCTGGGTCATAGTTATTGCCATCTTTATAAGTAATTTTCCTGAGGCTTTATCGAGTTCCATCGGTTTAAAAAAGGATGGCTACTCGATTAAAAAAATTCTATTTATGTGGACGATTGTTTTTGCATTAACCTCTTTAAGCTCCTTTTTTGGGTTTATTGTTTTTCGTGAGTTAAATGCCTTGTATATCTATTTAGTAAGTGGATTAGCTGCAGGAGGAATCATTGCAATGGTGGCTTCGACGATGATGCCAGAAAGCTTTGAAGAAGGTGGACCGGTAGTTGGTTTACTTACAGCTCTTGGTTTGCTTACATCCTTTATTCTTTCTTCTGGAATCATTTAA
- a CDS encoding sigma-54-dependent Fis family transcriptional regulator — MIETQNLSKEMLRAILDGIDEAIHAVDKEGKTIYYNKVAASHDGMNQEEVLGKHILSVFPSLTEETSTILKVLKTKNPIYHKNQRFENKKGQLVETVNTTLPIIYDGTMLGAVEIAKNYGQLKTLSNNLLDLQSKVLKSGKKTQASSYTLTYSLRDFLTVEPECMQLLKEVTMFANTSFPILVCGETGTGKEIIAQGIHHASPRRHAPFIAQNCGAIPETLLESILFGTAKGSYTGAADRPGLFEMADGGSLFLDEMNSMPKELQAKLLRVIEDGYVRRVGGTTAVKVDVRIITAMNEMPEKCVAEGKLREDLFFRLNTCPVYIPPLRTRPADIDFLISNRLKKHPKISIIPQVLDMLQSYRWPGNVRELLNTLDYLLLKAEKGQITTKHIPGKFYTDNTDTLQLRTNLALRSVLQETEEGLIKEAIRQANGNIMKAAKLLKIPRQTLQYKLSKMESAK, encoded by the coding sequence ATGATAGAGACTCAAAATTTATCAAAGGAAATGTTACGAGCAATTTTGGATGGAATTGACGAAGCGATTCATGCTGTTGATAAGGAAGGAAAGACAATTTACTATAATAAAGTAGCAGCAAGTCATGATGGAATGAATCAAGAGGAGGTGCTTGGAAAGCATATCCTCTCAGTGTTTCCCTCTTTAACGGAGGAAACGAGCACCATTTTGAAAGTGTTAAAAACCAAAAATCCCATCTATCATAAAAATCAACGCTTTGAAAATAAAAAAGGCCAGCTGGTCGAAACCGTAAACACGACTCTTCCCATTATCTACGATGGGACTATGCTAGGAGCGGTGGAAATTGCTAAGAACTATGGGCAATTGAAGACACTATCCAATAACCTGTTAGACCTTCAATCAAAAGTACTAAAGAGTGGAAAAAAAACACAAGCAAGCTCCTATACACTCACATACTCTCTACGTGATTTTCTAACCGTAGAACCTGAATGTATGCAGCTGTTAAAAGAAGTCACCATGTTTGCTAACACCTCGTTTCCAATTTTAGTCTGTGGGGAAACTGGGACTGGAAAGGAAATTATTGCACAAGGGATACATCATGCATCCCCGAGAAGGCATGCTCCATTTATCGCTCAAAACTGTGGTGCCATACCAGAAACACTTTTAGAGAGCATCCTCTTTGGTACTGCGAAGGGGAGCTATACTGGAGCAGCTGATAGGCCAGGTCTATTTGAAATGGCAGATGGCGGCTCTCTTTTCTTAGATGAAATGAACTCCATGCCAAAAGAGCTTCAAGCCAAACTTCTTCGAGTAATTGAAGATGGGTATGTTCGAAGGGTAGGTGGTACAACAGCCGTTAAAGTGGATGTTCGTATTATAACAGCCATGAATGAAATGCCGGAGAAGTGTGTGGCAGAAGGCAAGTTAAGAGAAGATCTCTTTTTCAGGCTAAATACCTGCCCTGTATATATCCCACCTTTACGTACAAGACCAGCAGATATTGATTTTTTAATCTCAAACAGATTAAAAAAACACCCAAAAATATCTATAATCCCACAAGTGCTAGACATGCTTCAATCCTATCGTTGGCCTGGTAATGTAAGAGAGCTATTAAACACCCTTGATTATCTTTTGTTAAAGGCAGAAAAAGGACAAATTACCACCAAGCATATTCCTGGAAAATTCTATACCGATAATACAGATACACTCCAACTCCGAACTAATTTGGCCCTAAGGTCAGTCTTACAGGAAACGGAAGAAGGCTTAATTAAAGAAGCAATACGTCAAGCTAATGGCAATATTATGAAAGCAGCAAAATTATTGAAAATACCTAGGCAAACACTGCAATATAAATTATCCAAAATGGAAAGTGCCAAATAA
- the deoD gene encoding purine-nucleoside phosphorylase has protein sequence MSVHIGAKQGEIAETILLPGDPLRAKYIAETFLEDAVCYNEVRGMLGYTGTYKGERISVQGTGMGVPSISIYVNELMNEYNVQNLIRVGTCGAIQKDVKVRDVILAMSASTDSQMNRLTFGGVDYAPTANFELLKKAYDVGVEKGLNLKVGNVFTADMFYNDNGELEKWAKYGILAIEMESAALYTLAAKYGRNALSVLTVSDHILTGEETTSEERQTTFSDMMEVALEAVIKK, from the coding sequence ATGAGCGTACATATTGGTGCAAAACAAGGGGAAATCGCAGAAACGATTTTACTGCCAGGAGACCCTTTGCGTGCAAAATACATTGCAGAGACATTTTTAGAAGATGCAGTTTGTTATAACGAAGTAAGAGGTATGCTTGGGTATACTGGAACGTATAAAGGTGAAAGAATCTCTGTTCAAGGTACCGGAATGGGAGTTCCTTCCATATCCATTTATGTTAACGAACTCATGAACGAGTACAACGTACAAAATTTGATTCGTGTTGGAACGTGTGGAGCGATTCAAAAAGACGTGAAGGTGCGAGATGTTATTTTAGCGATGAGCGCATCTACAGATTCCCAAATGAACCGCCTTACTTTTGGTGGAGTGGACTATGCACCTACAGCTAACTTTGAATTATTAAAGAAGGCTTATGATGTTGGAGTGGAAAAGGGTCTTAACTTAAAGGTTGGGAACGTTTTTACTGCAGATATGTTCTATAACGATAATGGTGAGCTAGAAAAATGGGCAAAATACGGAATCCTTGCAATAGAAATGGAATCTGCAGCCCTGTACACTTTGGCTGCTAAATACGGACGTAATGCATTGAGTGTTCTTACAGTAAGTGATCATATTCTTACTGGAGAAGAAACAACTTCAGAAGAGCGTCAAACGACCTTCAGTGACATGATGGAAGTAGCACTTGAAGCTGTAATAAAAAAATAA
- a CDS encoding YozE family protein, whose protein sequence is MNKSFYHYMMKYRHALQKDEISLFAINAYEDHAFPKNSFDYHEISSYLEVNGQYLDSMSTFDKAWELYKQDI, encoded by the coding sequence ATGAATAAGTCCTTTTATCACTACATGATGAAATACCGTCATGCCCTTCAAAAAGATGAAATCAGTTTATTTGCAATTAATGCTTACGAGGATCATGCTTTTCCAAAAAATTCATTTGATTATCATGAAATCAGTAGTTATCTTGAAGTGAATGGACAGTACCTTGACAGCATGTCAACCTTTGATAAGGCTTGGGAATTATATAAGCAAGATATTTAG
- a CDS encoding phenylacetate--CoA ligase family protein, whose protein sequence is MILHAVETFTHEQIRDLQLIRLQQTVQHVYKNVSFYQKKLFEHNLLPSDIHFLDDIKKLPFTTKKDLRDHYPFGMFALSPNEIVRLHASSGTSGKPTVVAYSKNDIDMWGGIVARAISMAGGKQGEVLHNAYGYGLFTGGLGLHYGSETLGMMTTPVSGGNTDRQIQLIQDFQPTVICGTPSYMLNIAEKMKEMGVDPKETSLKYGIFGAEPWSEEMRHTLEKTFDIKACDIYGLSEVIGPGVAMECHEAQDGLHVAEDHFYIEVIDPNTGEVLPEGEEGELVFTSLTKEAMPVIRYRTGDIASIKKERCICGRTSTKMSRVKGRVDDMLIVRGVNVYPSQIEHVLLKIEEVAPHYQIVIQKDKSLDSMEVFVEAKMEHYDKQMLEKKIERALHSSCYVQLKVSIVPPKTIPRSEGKAVRVIDKRQVTV, encoded by the coding sequence ATGATTTTACATGCTGTAGAAACTTTTACACACGAGCAAATAAGAGATTTGCAGTTAATCAGGCTTCAGCAAACGGTTCAACATGTCTATAAAAATGTCTCTTTTTATCAAAAGAAACTATTCGAACATAATCTGCTTCCCTCCGATATTCACTTCTTAGATGACATAAAGAAACTTCCTTTTACAACCAAAAAAGATTTAAGAGACCATTATCCGTTCGGAATGTTTGCCCTGTCTCCTAATGAAATTGTCAGACTGCACGCATCATCAGGTACTAGCGGAAAACCAACAGTTGTTGCTTACTCTAAAAATGATATCGATATGTGGGGAGGGATCGTTGCTAGGGCCATTTCAATGGCTGGAGGAAAACAAGGCGAGGTGTTACATAATGCCTATGGCTATGGTCTTTTCACAGGTGGTCTTGGCCTTCATTATGGGAGTGAAACACTCGGAATGATGACAACACCCGTTTCTGGGGGAAATACGGATAGACAAATCCAGCTTATTCAAGATTTCCAGCCTACTGTGATTTGTGGAACCCCATCCTATATGCTAAACATCGCAGAAAAAATGAAAGAAATGGGGGTTGATCCAAAGGAAACCTCATTAAAATACGGAATCTTTGGTGCAGAGCCTTGGTCAGAGGAGATGCGACATACACTTGAAAAAACTTTTGACATTAAGGCTTGCGATATTTATGGACTTAGTGAGGTGATTGGACCGGGAGTTGCGATGGAATGTCATGAGGCACAAGATGGTCTACATGTGGCTGAAGATCACTTTTATATAGAAGTAATTGATCCAAACACTGGGGAAGTTTTACCTGAGGGAGAAGAAGGAGAACTTGTTTTCACTTCCCTTACGAAAGAAGCTATGCCAGTTATCCGGTACCGTACTGGAGATATTGCTTCCATAAAAAAAGAGAGGTGCATATGTGGAAGAACCTCCACCAAAATGTCACGAGTAAAGGGAAGGGTGGACGATATGTTGATTGTTAGAGGAGTCAATGTCTATCCCTCACAAATTGAACATGTTCTGTTGAAAATAGAGGAGGTTGCCCCTCACTACCAAATTGTTATCCAGAAAGATAAAAGTTTGGATTCGATGGAAGTGTTTGTAGAAGCAAAAATGGAGCACTACGATAAGCAGATGCTCGAGAAAAAAATCGAAAGAGCTTTACACTCCTCATGTTATGTACAACTGAAAGTGAGCATCGTTCCACCAAAAACAATTCCTCGCTCAGAAGGGAAAGCTGTCCGAGTGATTGATAAAAGACAAGTGACGGTTTAA
- a CDS encoding secondary thiamine-phosphate synthase enzyme YjbQ, which yields MHFSFQLQTGKRDEWQDITRSVEELLLRSGIKTGIITVYCPHTTAGITINENADPDVVSDVIMKLNEVYPWEHPNYQHMEGNTAAHLKAMTLGSSQQIIVQDGKLVLGTWQGIFFCEFDGPRTRKVHVHILKG from the coding sequence ATGCATTTTTCATTCCAACTTCAAACTGGAAAACGTGATGAATGGCAGGATATTACAAGGAGTGTCGAGGAATTGTTATTAAGATCTGGTATAAAAACTGGCATCATCACCGTGTATTGTCCTCACACAACTGCAGGGATAACAATAAACGAAAATGCGGACCCAGATGTTGTTTCTGATGTCATAATGAAACTAAATGAGGTCTATCCTTGGGAGCATCCAAACTATCAACATATGGAAGGTAACACGGCAGCACATTTAAAGGCAATGACGTTGGGGAGCTCACAGCAAATCATCGTTCAAGATGGAAAACTTGTGTTAGGAACATGGCAAGGAATTTTCTTTTGTGAATTTGACGGTCCTCGTACGAGAAAAGTGCATGTTCACATATTAAAAGGATAA
- the paaA gene encoding 1,2-phenylacetyl-CoA epoxidase subunit PaaA, which translates to MMRIQNGEKIEADDWMPEEYRKTLIKLISMHAISEIMGALPEKEWVPKAPTLKRKLGIMAKVQDEMGHGQLLLRVAEDLMAPYGKSREEIMQDLFSGDLKFHNVFHMEAPTWGDAGLIGWLVDGAAIISQTNMLDASYGPYARSLKRICAEEVFHAQHGEAIIMALAEGTKEQRDMIQDSINRWWEALLMFFGPADASTTGTSKQDVTMKYGIRTKSNEELRQDFFTKYIPRVLSLGLTLPDTTMRYDEKEQKWIYQQPDWSNFKEIIRNNGPKSKDRLRLRIIAHENNAWVREALSSETNAG; encoded by the coding sequence ATGATGCGCATACAGAACGGCGAAAAAATTGAAGCAGATGATTGGATGCCAGAAGAGTACCGTAAGACATTGATTAAATTAATATCCATGCATGCAATCAGCGAAATAATGGGAGCGCTTCCAGAAAAGGAATGGGTACCAAAAGCTCCTACATTAAAGCGAAAACTAGGAATCATGGCAAAGGTGCAGGATGAGATGGGGCACGGACAGCTTTTACTACGTGTAGCGGAGGACTTAATGGCTCCCTACGGTAAGTCTAGAGAAGAAATCATGCAAGATCTATTTTCAGGAGATTTAAAGTTTCATAATGTGTTTCATATGGAAGCGCCAACTTGGGGAGATGCTGGATTAATTGGCTGGCTTGTAGATGGAGCTGCAATTATTTCGCAAACGAACATGCTCGATGCCTCCTACGGCCCTTACGCGAGATCATTAAAACGAATTTGTGCCGAAGAAGTTTTTCATGCTCAGCATGGAGAGGCCATTATTATGGCACTTGCAGAAGGCACAAAAGAGCAACGGGATATGATACAAGATTCTATCAACAGATGGTGGGAAGCGTTATTAATGTTCTTTGGCCCGGCAGATGCTTCCACAACCGGTACCTCCAAACAAGATGTCACCATGAAATATGGAATTAGAACGAAGAGCAATGAAGAGCTGCGACAGGACTTTTTCACCAAATATATTCCTCGCGTGCTCTCGCTAGGTCTAACTCTTCCTGATACAACCATGCGTTATGACGAAAAGGAACAGAAATGGATCTATCAGCAGCCAGACTGGAGCAATTTTAAAGAAATCATCCGAAACAATGGACCAAAATCAAAAGATCGATTGCGTTTAAGGATCATCGCGCATGAAAATAATGCATGGGTTCGAGAAGCACTAAGCTCCGAAACAAACGCAGGGTAA
- the bshB2 gene encoding bacillithiol biosynthesis deacetylase BshB2, with product MEAEKHVLVVFPHPDDEAFSSSGTIKLFTQSGVPVTYLCGTLGQMGRNLGNPLFANRETLPEVRKKELLKACEVMGITDLRMLGLHDKTLEFEDEEYLADIVEEALKELQPTLILTFYPGHGVHPDHDAMSNAVAIAVNRIPEDARPTVYGKAILKNSVELLGEPDVVIDIRSVAEDKLNAIKAHKSQTSGWVELMEKQLQENAPEIEDWLYRETFWTYKG from the coding sequence ATGGAAGCAGAAAAGCATGTACTAGTAGTTTTTCCTCATCCTGACGATGAAGCTTTTAGTTCATCTGGAACAATCAAGCTTTTTACGCAAAGTGGGGTTCCTGTTACATATTTATGCGGTACATTAGGCCAAATGGGGAGAAACCTTGGCAATCCTCTTTTTGCCAATCGAGAAACATTACCAGAAGTGAGAAAGAAAGAACTTCTAAAAGCTTGTGAAGTGATGGGAATTACGGATTTAAGAATGCTCGGTCTTCATGATAAAACGTTGGAATTTGAAGATGAAGAGTATTTAGCAGATATTGTGGAAGAGGCATTGAAAGAGTTGCAGCCAACCCTTATTCTTACTTTTTATCCTGGTCACGGCGTACATCCTGATCATGATGCAATGAGTAATGCTGTAGCCATTGCTGTAAATAGGATACCTGAGGATGCGCGGCCAACTGTTTATGGAAAAGCGATATTAAAAAACAGTGTAGAATTACTAGGAGAACCAGATGTGGTCATTGACATCCGCTCAGTGGCAGAAGATAAGCTAAATGCAATCAAGGCACATAAATCCCAAACAAGTGGTTGGGTAGAACTAATGGAAAAACAATTGCAAGAAAATGCTCCTGAAATTGAAGATTGGTTGTACAGGGAAACTTTTTGGACATATAAAGGATAA
- a CDS encoding YozD family protein, translating into MKEIEVIIDTEEIAEFFYNELVRRGYVPAEGEIEDLADIMFDYLLEKCIIDEEIE; encoded by the coding sequence GTGAAAGAAATCGAGGTAATTATTGATACAGAGGAGATCGCCGAATTCTTTTACAATGAGCTGGTAAGGCGGGGGTATGTTCCAGCTGAAGGTGAAATAGAAGATTTGGCGGATATTATGTTCGATTATCTTCTTGAAAAATGCATCATCGATGAAGAAATAGAATAA
- a CDS encoding YokU family protein — protein sequence MHTCEWCNGTNAVPSTCTVYWELPDGTKAISISKTPSVMCPDCGMEYQKESITKEIEDQLFLIDTKKLKAVLSFEELMALPRLLKRNYFDFTS from the coding sequence ATGCATACGTGCGAATGGTGTAATGGTACAAATGCAGTACCCTCCACCTGTACAGTTTATTGGGAACTTCCTGATGGCACAAAAGCCATTTCTATTTCCAAAACACCATCTGTGATGTGCCCAGACTGTGGAATGGAGTATCAGAAAGAGAGTATAACAAAGGAAATCGAGGATCAGTTGTTTTTAATAGATACAAAGAAATTAAAGGCTGTTTTGAGCTTTGAGGAATTAATGGCTCTGCCAAGATTATTAAAACGCAACTATTTTGATTTCACAAGTTAA
- a CDS encoding D-alanyl-D-alanine carboxypeptidase family protein: protein MKTKHFSVLIILMLLTGCTNKMDQINWKFWEYFTNDTQEEITDEPEEKNPEEKPTEENSEDEKNNTSQPEIPEKNENQYVLEASYFTVLNDEKVIENVDNMLVLVNKQQSLPADYVPKDLTIPDVPFSFEGDYEKKYMREEAARALEQLFQAAQAENVEIFAVSGYRSYETQYGIYNSYIKKWGEKKTNAVSAIPGHSEHQTGLSMDISSRSAALDLTEEFGKTPEGKWVKEHASKHGFIIRYPEEGEPITGYQYEPWHLRYVGKEVAAYIHENNLTLEEFFDRAVKQ, encoded by the coding sequence ATGAAAACGAAGCATTTTTCTGTCTTAATTATACTAATGCTATTAACTGGTTGCACAAATAAAATGGATCAAATCAACTGGAAGTTCTGGGAATACTTCACAAATGATACGCAAGAAGAAATAACGGATGAACCAGAAGAAAAAAACCCTGAAGAAAAACCAACCGAAGAAAACTCAGAGGATGAAAAAAATAATACATCACAACCTGAAATTCCTGAAAAAAATGAAAATCAATACGTATTAGAAGCATCCTATTTCACGGTTTTAAATGATGAGAAGGTTATCGAAAACGTAGATAATATGCTGGTCCTTGTAAACAAGCAACAATCATTACCTGCCGATTATGTTCCAAAGGATTTAACCATTCCAGATGTACCATTTTCCTTTGAAGGGGATTATGAAAAGAAGTACATGCGAGAAGAAGCAGCTAGGGCGCTTGAACAATTGTTTCAAGCTGCACAAGCTGAAAATGTAGAAATTTTTGCTGTTTCTGGTTATCGCTCCTATGAAACCCAATATGGTATTTATAACTCCTATATAAAAAAATGGGGGGAAAAGAAAACAAATGCAGTTTCTGCAATTCCTGGACATAGTGAGCACCAAACTGGCCTCTCAATGGATATTTCTAGCAGGAGTGCAGCACTTGATTTAACAGAAGAGTTTGGAAAGACCCCTGAAGGAAAATGGGTGAAAGAACATGCAAGTAAGCATGGTTTTATTATTCGTTATCCTGAAGAGGGAGAACCAATTACAGGGTATCAATATGAGCCATGGCATTTACGCTATGTAGGAAAAGAAGTTGCAGCGTACATCCATGAGAATAACTTAACGCTAGAAGAGTTTTTTGACCGAGCAGTTAAACAATAA